Proteins encoded together in one Amblyomma americanum isolate KBUSLIRL-KWMA chromosome 1, ASM5285725v1, whole genome shotgun sequence window:
- the LOC144112749 gene encoding inactive selenide, water dikinase-like protein, with translation MDSSGVPLGDSGYSLVQTIDYFYPSVEDPYIAGKIACANVLSDLYALGMTRCDNVLMVMAVSTKLTEKQRDIVVPLLIRGSQGLG, from the exons ATGGATTCCAGTGGTGTGCCCCTTGGAGATTCTGGTTATTCTCTGGTTCAAACTATTGATTACTTCTATCCATCTGTTGAAGACCCCTACATAGCT GGCAAGATAGCGTGTGCCAATGTGCTGTCTGATCTTTATGCACTTGGCATGACCCGCTGCGATAACGTGCTGATGGTAATGGCTGTCAGCACTAAGCTCACTGAAAAGCAGAGGGACATTGTCGTGCCTCTTCTCATCAGGGGGAGTCAAG GACTTGGCTGA
- the LOC144112748 gene encoding uncharacterized protein LOC144112748 translates to MPSALLWTFLPTYLVQLWSTRSARAAANQFRQLMQKLFKMHSPSLKHQVHFLGGLWLLHLDASCCAVASSSHQGASPSQRKSFSLWLSLFRPSCCRQLRTSSGSWSNRILCHRAVTTVASTRDPRGGCQPGTGGIELVSQGVQQAPSSFQGDRPACCRSGR, encoded by the exons ATGCCATCTGCGCTACTTTGGACCTTCTTGCCAACATATTTGGTACAGTTGTGGAGCACTCGGTCAGCAAGGGCAGCAGCCAATCAATTTCGGCAGCTGATGCAGAAGTTGTTCAAG ATGCACTCTCCGAGCCTTAAACACCAGGTGCACTTCCTGGGTGGCCTGTGGCTGTTGCACCTGGATGCCAGCTGTTGTGCCGTCGCCAGCAGCAGTCACCAGGGGGCATCACCCTCCCAAAGGAAAAGCTTCAGTCTCTGGCTTTCGCTGTTTCGGCCCAGCTGCTGCAGACAGCTGAGGACATCAAGTGGATCTTGGTCGAACAGAATCTTG TGCCATCGTGCTGTCACTACTGTCGCCAGTACAAGGGATCCGAGAGGTGGCTGTCAGCCTGGCACAGGCGGCATTGAACTCGTCTCACAAGGGGTGCAGCAGGCCCCATCTTCTTTTCAAGGAGATCGACCAGCATGCTGCAGAAGTGGCCGCTGA
- the LOC144115449 gene encoding uncharacterized protein LOC144115449 gives MPEAAHHQAVQVGSLGLCSGSLRQRDPALFSGTDNRDAEDWLTSYERLSTYNNWDDTTKLNNVFFYLTGVANLWFRNHEADLSTWTAFKANLTEVFGGPAVRKLRAEHRFRERSRQSGETFTSYIEDVVNLCSRVNPQMSEEDKIKHILKIIEDDDFQMLLSRDLRTVAEVVSLCQSYDELRKQRLITRQHAAAVVESLAGLSAAPDRSQLLVHMKDFVREEVAGQLLLLPSPSVQSPFLAPDLPTAISEQLQPLQCPPRPFDCVGIYIYGPLPYTAAGNRWVIVAIDHLTRMQ, from the exons ATGCCTGAAGCCgcccaccaccaagccgtgcaggttggctcactaggcctctgttccggctccctccggcagcgggacccggcactcttcagcggtactgacaatcgtgacgctgaagactggctcacatcatacgagcggttgagcacatataacaattgggacgataccaccaagttgaacaatgtcttcttttatttgactggcgttgccaacctgtggtttcgaaaccacgaagcagacctctccacgtggactgcttttaaggcgaacctcaccgaagtgttcggaggtcctgctgtgcgcaagctacgcGCCGAACACCGCTTTCGCGAGCGCTCTCGGCAGTCGGgtgagacgttcaccagctacattgaagacgtggtcAACCTATGCTCGCGTGTCAACCCCCAGATGTCCGAGgaggacaagatcaagcatattctgaaaaTCATCGAGGATGATgactttcagatgctgctgtcgcgagatctccgcaccgttgccgaagtcgtcagtctctgccagagctacgacgagctgcgcaagcagaggctcatcactcgccagcacgcagcagcggttgtcgagtcgcttgccggcctgtcggctgcaccTGACCGCTCGCAACTGTTGGTGCACATGAAAGATTTTGTGCGTGAGGAAGTTGCAGGTCAGCTGTTGCTTCTGCCATCCCCCTCCGTGCAATCTCCATTCCTGGCGCCCGACCTTCCcactgccatcagcgaacaa TTGCAGCCACTGCAGTGTCCTCCTCGCCCCTTCGACTGTGTTGGCATCTATATATACGGCCCTCTGCCATACACCGCTGCgggcaaccgctgggtcattgttgccattgaccacctgacccgTATGCAGTAA